In Tachysurus vachellii isolate PV-2020 chromosome 1, HZAU_Pvac_v1, whole genome shotgun sequence, a genomic segment contains:
- the cep19 gene encoding centrosomal protein of 19 kDa isoform X2, with protein sequence MFCCFLLSCSLSFKVLFMTDIDCRRAAERLKHHPRHGHYLDSVSLEQLVRLHTVLRDHLRGLSVEESLREQRRSHTDDEDLNKVSDEELKRRKAEMDILFELNRRRKDEPDFVYDLEVEFPENSVRETCSWDQSDEEF encoded by the exons atgttttgctgttttctgCTAAGTTGCAGTTTAAGTTTTAAGGTGCTCTTCATGACAGATATAG ACTGCAGGAGGGCTGCAGAGAGACTGAAGCATCATCCTCGTCATGGACATTACCTGGACTCAGTGTCACTGGAGCAGCTGGTGAGGTTACACACGGTACTCCGGGATCACCTGCGAGGTCTCAGTGTGGAGGAGAGTCTGAGAGAACAACGCCGCTCTCATACAGACGACGAAGATCTCAACAAGGTCAGTGACGAGGAACTGAAGCGACGCAAAGCAGAGATGGACATTCTGTTCGAGCTCAACCGGCGCCGCAAAGACGAACCAGACTTTGTATATGACCTCGAGGTGGAATTTCCTGAAAACAGCGTACGGGAAACCTGCAGCTGGGACCAATCTGATGAAGAGTTTTGA
- the cep19 gene encoding centrosomal protein of 19 kDa isoform X1, whose protein sequence is MSITAKRCGIKFDPPSVILIYENEHINKLRKRVMPVRSFSQYSDCRRAAERLKHHPRHGHYLDSVSLEQLVRLHTVLRDHLRGLSVEESLREQRRSHTDDEDLNKVSDEELKRRKAEMDILFELNRRRKDEPDFVYDLEVEFPENSVRETCSWDQSDEEF, encoded by the exons ATGTCTATAACAGCCAAACGATGTGGGATTAAGTTTGATCCACCTTCAGTAATCCTCATATATGAAAATGAACATATAAACAAGTTGCGTAAACGAGTAATGCCAGTGAGGAGCTTTTCACAATACTCAG ACTGCAGGAGGGCTGCAGAGAGACTGAAGCATCATCCTCGTCATGGACATTACCTGGACTCAGTGTCACTGGAGCAGCTGGTGAGGTTACACACGGTACTCCGGGATCACCTGCGAGGTCTCAGTGTGGAGGAGAGTCTGAGAGAACAACGCCGCTCTCATACAGACGACGAAGATCTCAACAAGGTCAGTGACGAGGAACTGAAGCGACGCAAAGCAGAGATGGACATTCTGTTCGAGCTCAACCGGCGCCGCAAAGACGAACCAGACTTTGTATATGACCTCGAGGTGGAATTTCCTGAAAACAGCGTACGGGAAACCTGCAGCTGGGACCAATCTGATGAAGAGTTTTGA